The window CCCATCGCGGAGCGCGGCGACATCGCCCGCGCGATGCAATCCCTCCGGCCTGTGTTCCTCCCGAGGCCGCGGCCGTCGGACTCCCGGGAGGGATGACCCACGCACGTCCTGGAGACGGAAGACCTGACCCGGCGGTTCGGAGAACTCACGGCGGTGGACCGCTTCACCCTGGCCGTGGACGGGGGGGAGGTCTTCGGTCTGCTCGGGCCGAACGGCGCGGGCAAGACGACGGTGATCAAGATGCTCACCACACTGCTCCCCCCGACGTCGGGGACCGCGCGCGTCGCGGGCTTCGACATCCTGCGCCGGCCCAACGACGTCCGTCGCTCCATCGGCTACGTGTCCCAGATCCTCTCCGCGGACGGCAGCCTCACAGGCTTCGAGAACCTCCTGGTCTTCGCCCGCCTCTACGATCTGCCGCGGGACCAGGTGCGGGAGCGGATTCACGAGGCCCTCGGGATCATGGGACTCTCCGACGCCGCGGATCGGCTCGTGAAGACGTACTCCGGCGGCATGATCCGACGCCTGGAGATCGCGCAGTCCATGATCCACCGTCCCAAGGTCCTCTTCCTAGACGAGCCGACCGTGGGTCTCGACCCGCTCGCGCGCCGCGCGGTCTGGGACTACATCCGCCGCCTCCGCACGGAATTCGGCATGACGATCCTCAGGACCACCCACTACATGGAGGAGGCGGAGAGCCTCTGTGACCGCGTCGCGATCATGCACAATGGAAAGATCGCGGCGGAGGGAAGCCCCGCGGAGCTCGAGAAGACGGTCTCCGCCGAGCTCGGGGGGAACCACGTGACGTTCGACGATGTCTTCGCCCACTACACCGGGGGCGAACTCGACTCCGGAGGCAACTACCGTGACACGTCCAGGGTACGGCGAACCGCACGTCGACTTGGGTGACATCGAGGCGCCGCGCTTCGTCGAGCGCGTCGTCCGGATCCCCAAGGCGCTCGCGGACTACGTGAGGAAGACG of the Thermoplasmata archaeon genome contains:
- a CDS encoding ATP-binding cassette domain-containing protein; the encoded protein is METEDLTRRFGELTAVDRFTLAVDGGEVFGLLGPNGAGKTTVIKMLTTLLPPTSGTARVAGFDILRRPNDVRRSIGYVSQILSADGSLTGFENLLVFARLYDLPRDQVRERIHEALGIMGLSDAADRLVKTYSGGMIRRLEIAQSMIHRPKVLFLDEPTVGLDPLARRAVWDYIRRLRTEFGMTILRTTHYMEEAESLCDRVAIMHNGKIAAEGSPAELEKTVSAELGGNHVTFDDVFAHYTGGELDSGGNYRDTSRVRRTARRLG